A DNA window from Fodinibius sp. Rm-B-1B1-1 contains the following coding sequences:
- a CDS encoding transglycosylase SLT domain-containing protein: MQGKTQISSNIRNTVVGAFSVLLLSTSCINTNDVDQYIDTNSGKGLNVTVTEPIDRDYPQIKQEGTLRMITRYSSNTYFLHQGLEWGFEYELVRKFAKEHDLALEVVVVGPNENPYDLLNSGKGDLIAANYAATQERKQYVNFTRPYNLVDQVLVFSEGLGNPPQTIDEVVERKIPITVRRNSSYFYRLQNLRDQGISLETNEVANTKDTESLLFDVSKNEYLATVADDNIFNASNKYMQGLVKGPTIAQSDTIAWAIRNNASDLETELNRFLYKHFRFGNAGEEPKRSTFLNVLRKRYFESGQQIAEYYNPDASSRGSGVISPYDDLIKEVADSVGVDWLLVASIAAQETKFNPNSKSWAGAVGLMQVMPRFSEVSNEEELFDVRTNIKEGVRIIKDHLEHYAYMDSTNKWAFALAAYNAGPGHIADARRLAIDHNKDPNEWENVEDALLKLMQRKYYKDARYGFCRGIETVRYVKEITNRYKTYESVLTMAERNNSGTGPGVMGLFN, encoded by the coding sequence ATGCAAGGCAAAACACAAATTTCATCAAACATCCGTAACACGGTCGTTGGAGCTTTTTCTGTGCTCCTGCTGAGTACAAGTTGTATTAATACAAATGATGTAGATCAGTATATTGATACAAATTCGGGAAAGGGGCTAAATGTAACGGTAACAGAACCGATAGATCGGGACTATCCCCAGATTAAGCAGGAGGGAACTCTGCGTATGATCACCCGGTATAGTTCGAATACCTACTTTTTGCACCAAGGGTTGGAATGGGGATTTGAATATGAACTTGTACGAAAGTTTGCTAAAGAGCACGACTTGGCTTTGGAAGTAGTGGTCGTGGGGCCAAATGAAAATCCCTATGATTTGTTAAATAGTGGCAAAGGGGATCTTATTGCGGCAAACTATGCTGCGACACAAGAACGAAAGCAGTATGTCAATTTTACCCGTCCTTATAATTTGGTAGACCAGGTGTTGGTGTTTTCGGAAGGGCTTGGGAACCCTCCTCAAACTATTGATGAGGTAGTAGAGCGAAAAATACCGATCACCGTTCGTCGAAATAGTTCCTATTTTTACCGGCTGCAAAATTTGCGAGATCAGGGTATTTCGTTGGAAACGAACGAAGTGGCCAATACAAAGGATACTGAATCACTTTTGTTTGATGTATCTAAGAATGAGTATTTAGCTACAGTGGCAGATGATAATATTTTTAATGCCTCTAATAAGTATATGCAAGGGCTTGTTAAAGGACCAACTATTGCTCAGAGTGATACTATTGCGTGGGCTATTCGTAACAATGCTTCAGATTTGGAAACAGAATTAAATCGCTTTTTATATAAGCATTTTCGGTTTGGGAATGCTGGGGAAGAGCCCAAACGCTCTACCTTTTTAAACGTGTTGCGTAAACGCTATTTCGAATCGGGACAGCAAATTGCCGAGTATTATAACCCGGATGCCTCCAGTCGGGGCTCAGGAGTTATTTCTCCGTATGATGATCTCATTAAAGAGGTCGCCGACTCGGTAGGGGTTGATTGGTTGTTAGTAGCGTCTATAGCAGCGCAGGAAACTAAATTTAATCCCAATTCCAAAAGTTGGGCTGGTGCTGTAGGGTTAATGCAGGTGATGCCTCGATTTTCGGAGGTTAGTAATGAAGAAGAACTTTTCGATGTGCGTACAAATATCAAAGAGGGGGTGCGCATTATAAAAGACCATCTCGAGCATTATGCTTATATGGACAGTACCAATAAATGGGCTTTTGCCTTAGCGGCATATAATGCTGGTCCAGGACATATTGCGGATGCTCGTCGACTGGCTATTGATCACAATAAAGATCCCAACGAGTGGGAAAATGTTGAAGATGCCCTGCTTAAACTTATGCAGCGAAAGTATTACAAAGATGCTCGTTATGGATTCTGTAGGGGAATTGAAACAGTTCGTTATGTTAAAGAGATAACGAATAGGTATAAAACTTATGAAAGTGTACTGACGATGGCCGAGCGCAATAATTCGGGAACAGGGCCGGGAGTTATGGGACTCTTTAATTAA